GCGGGGTGTGGACAAATTGGATATGAACATACTACAAGTAATTTCCAACAAGATTCCCGGTCTAGCCGAAAGTCAGCAGACTTTAGGGGCCTACATCTTAGAGCATTATCGGGAGGTGGCTAATCTATCGGCTTTGGATCTGGGCAAGAAAGCCGGTGTCAGCGATGCTACTGTGGTGCGCTTTGCCAAGGCTATCGGGTTTTCCGGCTATGCTGAGCTGAAAAAGGAACTGTATAACTGTGTTGCTGCAACTGAAACTCCTTCGGAAAAGATGATTAAGTCCGTAGGCCGGAAAGAGAAAATCGACTCTGCCCTGACACAAATTTTCCAGACAGATATTCATAATATACAAAGAACTTTTGCGGATTTTTCTAAAGACAGCATGAACCGAGCTATAGAGGCACTGAGCAATGCACGGAAGCTTTATATATTAGGACTCAACAGCTGTGAGTCTCTGGCTGTGTTTCTTCATTTTCATCTTAGGCGTCTACATCTAGACGTTGAATTAATAACATCAGGGGGATTAGTTCTATTTGAACAGTTAGCTTATATTGACAGCAACGATGGCCTGGTAGTTATAAGCTATCCCCGGTACTCGAAGGACTCGTTACGGGCCATTAGTTTAGCTAAAGACCGAAAAGCCTGCGTAATAAGCATTACCGATAAACCCTATTCTCCTATTGCTAAGGGAGCGGACATATCTCTCATTGCCCATTCCAGTAGTCCAGGTTTTTACAACTCATATGCCGCAGCCACTACCATCTGCAATGCCTTGGTTTTGTCCATTGCCATGCAAAATGAAAGTAAATCCTTGGAAGCGCTAAGAATGGTGGAAAAAGTTAAGGACGGACTCTATATCTAGGAGGGTGAACCTGGGACAAAAAAAGTATTGCAATAAAGGAGCATTAGCATGCAAGAACTAAAATATGATTTATTAATTAAGCAAGGACATGTAGTGGATCCGGTTAATATGGTTGATCAAGTAATGGATGTGGGCATAAAAGATGGAAAAATCGCCGCGGTAGCGTCAGATCTAGAGCTCTCCGATGCTGAGAACACTCTGTGGAGCGAAGGCCTGCTGGTGATGCCTGGCATCGTAGATTCTCACGCCCATGTTGCCCGTCCCAAAGCCTTCGGAGCTGGATATCGCATGTTAGTCAAAGCAGGGGTTACAACAGCCGTCGATTTTGAAGGCCCTATGGAAGTGGTCATAGACGAGATCATGACTTATGGGTGTGGGCTTAATGTAGCCGTGTTGGAAGGCCTGTGGCCTGGGGTTGGACTTAGCAGCGAACATGCTTCCCGGCAAGAGGCGATGGAACAAGTTCAGCGGGCATTAGATAAAGGCTCTTTAGGCGTTAAGCTGTTGGGTGGACATTATCCCCTAACCCCGGAGACAATAGCCAATGTTATTGAGGCGGCCGCAGAGTCAGGTGCATATGTAGCTTTCCATGTGGGTAGCACCAAGACTGGCAGCAATATTCTAGGCCTGGAAGAAGCGATTCAGTTAGCATCTGGACATCCATTACATATTGCCCATGTTAATTCTTATTGCCGCGGTCTGATCGATGAACCGCTGGTGGAAATAGGGCGCGCCTTGTCGATATTAAAGCAGGCACAAAATCTTGTGTCGGAGTCACATCTGGCACCGCTCAATGGCTGCAGCGGACGCATAGGAGAGAACGGATTACCGGCGAGCCATGTAACGAGAAACTGCCTGAAAGCCTTGGGATATCCAATCAACGAGGCTGGGTTAAGGCAGGCTTTGCTAGACGGGCGGGCAGCCGTCTATAGTCTTGTGGGCAGAACAATGCAGCATATATGGAAAGAAGAGGCGTATCGCTGCTGGCTGGCTGAAGATACTCAGGTGGGCGTATCTTTTCCGGCCAACCTAAGGTCTGCTGCCTTGATCTGCGCCACCGAAAAACATGATTCGGGGGAGTTTGTTGTTGATGCCATAAGTAGCGATGGCGGGGCAATTCCACGAAATGTCATCTTATCGCATGGCTTGGCCTTAGTTCAATTCGGAGCCCTTACTTTATCGGAACTGGTACTCAAGCTAGCTTACAATCCGGCTTGCATGTTCGGCTTTACCAACAAGGGCCATTTGACTATCGGGGCCGACGCTGATGTCATTGTGGTCCATCCTTGTACTGGCCGTGTACACGCAACTGTTATCGCTGGCCAGTTTTCAGCTCTAGAAGGGATACCGCTGACCAGGCCCGGCCATATCTTAACTACGGAAAGGGGGGTGAAGGTCTTACGCCAAAGTAAAGTCAACTATCGGGTAGTTAATTTAAGAGACAGCACCTTCTTTAACAGAGGTGCCAGGGCGGTTGATTAATCTTTGCCAATGGAACGAGGGACTGTTGACGTCGCTGCCAAATGATGACTAGATACTATCTGGAGGGAGGTTAAGTACTGTGTCAGGAGATCGTACGGTAAAAATAGGCAAAATGATACGAATAGTGTGCCTATTATGTGTGGCATTCTTGGTTATAAGTCTGTTTGGTTGTACACCTACAGGGCCAGAAAAGGAATCGGAGTCTAAGAACGCCGAGCCGGCATACGGAGGAGCGCTTAAAGTAATAATCGATGCGGAGCCACCGGCTATCGATATGCATGTGTCCACTACAACCTTGGTCTATCATGTGGGCTGGCACATTTTCGAACAGCTGTACACGCTTAACGAAGAATTTGACGTGATACCTATGCTGGCTGCCGAAACGCCTGAGATAAGCGCAGACAAACTTACTTACTCCATCAAACTACGAGAAGGTATTCAATTTCATAACGGCAAGGAACTCACATCGGCTGACGTGGTAGCTTCGCTCGAACGCTGGGGTGAAATTTCCAGCAATGGTAAGGCGCTTTTTAAGAATATCGATTATATAGAAGCTGATGGATCTTATGGGTTGACAATTAAACTGACCCAGCCAGTGGGAACTTTGCTTGTTTATCTGGCTATCCCCAATGGCGGGGCGGCCATCTATCCGGAAGAAATTGTAGCTGACGCCGGCGCCGAGTCGGTTGACGAATTTATCGGCACCGGACCGTTTGAATTTGTGGAATGGGTTCCCAATCAATATATCAAGCTGAAAAAGAATGAGAACTACAAGCCGGTGGAATTTGCTGCTACTGGTTATGGTGGAGCTAAGGAAGCATTCGTGGATGAGCTATACTTTCATTTCATCGTAGATGCTTCGGTACGGGTGGCCGGAGTAGAGAGTGGGGATTTCCATTTTGCTGATTTTGTTCCTGTGGACGAGTATGACCGCCTTAAGGACCTACCCGGTTTAGTAGCTGTTGCCTCACAGCCCCGCGGTTGGTTTTCAGTGGTGCTTAACAAAAAGCAAGGACCAATGGCGAACAAACTCATCCGGCAAGCTTTTTTGGCAGCTCTAGATATGGAGCCCATCATGGATGCCGGTTATGGCCATCGGGATTTTTGGCGTCTTGATCCCAGTATTATGTTTAAGGAGCAGATTTGGTGGAGTAATGCCGGCGATGAATTGTATAACCAGAAGGATATCGAACGGGCCAAAAACCTACTGGCTGAGGCTGGATATAAAGGCGAACCTATTCGCTGGATGACAGGTCCTTTGGAGTACAATTTCTCGTTAACGGCAAAAAACCAATTGGAACAGGCTGGATTTAACATCGACCTGCAGCGAATGGAATGGGCTACTGTGACTGAGCGGCGTTCTAACTCTGAACTTTGGGAAGCTTTTAGCACCGGCTTTACCTTTAGGGCGGACCCGACTATGATGGCATTTCTACGACCGAGCTATGCCGGCTGGTGGGAAAATGAAGAGGTGCAAGCCCTGCTTGAAGAAATGGAGCAAAACGACAACTTTGATGACCGCTATGCAGCCATGGAAAAAATTCAGGAGATTTTCTACGATGACGTACCGGTGGTAAAAATAGGTGATTACTCAAATCTCAGGCTATTGGGACCTGACGTGCACGGGTTTATGAATATGAACGAGATTTTCTTCTGGAATGTTTGGTTAGAGGAATAACTGAAAATAGGTTTGGTTCCACTTTAGGTTTCCCATGGGATACACCCATGGGAAACCTAAAGATCCTTGGCATTAGGCAAGGGGGGGCACAATGGCCAGGTATATTACCAAACGCTTACTGGCTCTTGTACCAGTATTACTTATTGTGGCGGTAATTGTGTTTGTGCTGATGAGACTTCTGCCAGGTAACCCAGCCGCTATGATGCTGGGACCGGAAGCCACAACTGAAGAAATAGAGCAACTGGCGGAGCAGATGGGGCTAAAGGAACCAATTCTAAAGCAAATAACCGAATGGTTTCGGAACGTAATTAAAGGAGATCTGGGGAAGTCTATTTTTCTGCGCATGCCTGTGACCAAGGCCATCTACCAACATTTAGAAGCTACGTTGTTACTTACACTGCTGGCGTTGGTTGTGGCTGTCACCGTAGGAATAAGTGCCGGAGTAATTGCTGCTGCTTGGCACAACAGCCTTTTGGATCAGCTGATCATGAGCCTCAGTACTTTAGGAGTAGCTATTCCTGTTTTCTGGCTTGGCTTGATGCTGATACTGAAGGTGGCTCTTCCTTCCAGCTTTTTCCCGGTGGCCGGCTACGCCCCGGTAGCGCGGTACGGAATGGGGGCCTCCATGCGGTATCTAATACTACCAGCCATTTCTTTGAGTGCCGGGCAAGCTGCGGCCATAGCGAGGATGACCCGAGCCAACATGCTGGAAGTTCTTCAGAGCGACTATGTCCGAACCGCCAAAGCTAAAGGTGCCAGCGGCCTGGCGGTTACATTTAAACACGCCTTAAAAAACGCAATTATCCCCACAGTGACAGTAATTGGTTTGTGTTTAGCTAATCTAATGGGAGGCGCAGTTGTTACAGAACAGATATTTAACATTCCTGGCATAGGACGGTTGCTCATTACCGCCGTATTTCGGCGCGATTATCCTTTGATATCCGGCATTGTTCTTTATATAGCCAGTGCTTACGTGCTTATTAATCTGGTTATTGATATTATGTACGCCTTTCTTGATCCCCGGATACGATTTTAGGGAGGCAGTTGTCTATGGGCGATGAAGGAATCGTACTATTAGCCAAGGATGGCAGTCTGGTGCGACACTATTTAAGAGCCCTGAGTAAAAGCAAAGGGGCAGTATTCGGGGCTGCTGTTATCGCTATTCTTACAGTGGTAGCAGTATTGGCACCTTTTCTTGCTCCTTATCATCCCAATCATATGACTCCTGCCAAGCGGTTGCAGCCGCCAAGCCCGGCCCATTATTTTGGCACTGACGGCTTTGGCCGCGACGTTTTTAGCCGAGTGTTTTATGGGACCCGGGTTTCGTTAGGAGTAGGGGTGTGTGTTGTCACAATTACCACCGTTGTAGGTGTTATGCTGGGTTTGCTGGCAGGCTTCTACGGTGTTGTCGATAATGTGGTCATGCGTATACTGGATGGGATGATGGCTTTTCCGGCTATTATCTTACAAATTGCTATCATGGCTGCACTGGGGGCCAGATTTATTAATGTTGTTGTAGCACTGGCGATAGTCTATTCACCCCGTATGGCTAGAGTGGTACGCAGCGCTGTCTTGGTTCAAAAGGAACAACAATATATTGAGGCGGCCAAATCAATGGGTGCTAGCGATTTGAGAATCATCATGGTCCACATACTTCCTAATTGCGTAGCACCTATTATTATCCAGGCAACTATGATCTTTGCCTATGCTGTGCTTTCTGAGGCCTCCTTGAGTTTCCTTGGGGTAGGAGTACCACCGGAGATACCCAGCTGGGGCAATATACTGGAGGAGGGGCGTACTTTTATTCGACGTGCTCCTTGGATGATAAGCTTTCCGGGCCTAGTTATTGTTGTTTGTGTTCTGGCATTGAATTTGCTCGGAGATGGTTTGCGAGACATCCTGGATCCTAAAATCAGGAAGAAGCAAAACTAACGACTGGAGAGGAAGACCATGAGCGGAACATTGCTAGAAGTGGACAATATTAGTACCGCCTTTCATGTTCATGAGGGAACTATTCATGCTTTGCAGGATGTTTCTTTTTCCCTTAGTCCCGGTGAGACTCTCGGGTTGGTCGGAGAAAGTGGCTGTGGCAAAAGCGTAACCGCTCTTACCATAATGCGCTTGTTACCGTTGTCAGCCAGAGTCAGGAGGGGACAAGTGCTGTTCGAAGGGAAGAACTTACTACAGAAAAGTGAGAGAGAGATGCGGGCTATCCGCGGACGAGAAATCTCTATGATTTTCCAGGAACCGATGACATCGCTTAATCCGGTTTATACCATCGGTGACCAAGTGGCGGAGAGTTTCATGATTCACGGGCGTGTCCACCGGCGGGAAGCAACTGCTATGGCAGCAGAAGCTTTGGCCATGGTAAAGATTCCTGCTCCCCGGCAACGGCTTAAGGACTATCCGCACCAGCTGTCAGGCGGTATGAGACAACGAGTAATGATTGCCATGGCACTAGCCTGTAATCCCAAAGTACTCATAGCAGATGAACCGACAACGGCGTTAGATGTAACCATTCAGGCTCAAATACTCAACTTAATGACCAATCTTAAAGAAAAGCTGGGAACAGCCCTTATACTTATTTCTCACGATTTAGGAGTTATTGCCGAGATGGCCCAACAAGTGGCAGTTATGTACGCCGGTAAGATAGTGGAAAAAGGCGACGTCAAGACCATATTTGAGCAACCCCAGCATCCTTATACTAAGGGTTTATTGAAATCCATACCGAGCATACAAGGTAATCCCGAGCGGTTGCACATTATTACCGGTTCTGTACCCCACCCTCTCCAGATGCCCGAAGGATGTGCTTTTCATCCTCGTTGTTCATTGGCCCAAAGTGTGTGCATACATGAATCGCCTTACTTGGAAGCTGTAGGAGCCGAACATTATGTTCGTTGCTGGTATCTAGCGGGGGAGGGAGCTTAGCCATGGCCGGACCTTTGTTAGAAGCGATAGAGGTTAAGAAATACTTTTCGATAGGGTCAGGAATGTTCGGGAAACCCACCGGTCATGTTCGGGCGGTGGACGGTGTTTCATTTGACATTAAAAAAGCAGAGACTTTCAGTGTGGTGGGTGAAAGTGGGTGTGGCAAAAGCACCTTGGGTCGTCTTTTGTTAGGCTTGTTAGAATGCACAGGTGGGAAGGTGACTTTTAGGGGTCGGGACATCACTTTGTTTTCCAAACAAGAATTGCGACAGCTGC
This is a stretch of genomic DNA from Bacillota bacterium. It encodes these proteins:
- a CDS encoding amidohydrolase family protein, which produces MQELKYDLLIKQGHVVDPVNMVDQVMDVGIKDGKIAAVASDLELSDAENTLWSEGLLVMPGIVDSHAHVARPKAFGAGYRMLVKAGVTTAVDFEGPMEVVIDEIMTYGCGLNVAVLEGLWPGVGLSSEHASRQEAMEQVQRALDKGSLGVKLLGGHYPLTPETIANVIEAAAESGAYVAFHVGSTKTGSNILGLEEAIQLASGHPLHIAHVNSYCRGLIDEPLVEIGRALSILKQAQNLVSESHLAPLNGCSGRIGENGLPASHVTRNCLKALGYPINEAGLRQALLDGRAAVYSLVGRTMQHIWKEEAYRCWLAEDTQVGVSFPANLRSAALICATEKHDSGEFVVDAISSDGGAIPRNVILSHGLALVQFGALTLSELVLKLAYNPACMFGFTNKGHLTIGADADVIVVHPCTGRVHATVIAGQFSALEGIPLTRPGHILTTERGVKVLRQSKVNYRVVNLRDSTFFNRGARAVD
- a CDS encoding ABC transporter permease — encoded protein: MGDEGIVLLAKDGSLVRHYLRALSKSKGAVFGAAVIAILTVVAVLAPFLAPYHPNHMTPAKRLQPPSPAHYFGTDGFGRDVFSRVFYGTRVSLGVGVCVVTITTVVGVMLGLLAGFYGVVDNVVMRILDGMMAFPAIILQIAIMAALGARFINVVVALAIVYSPRMARVVRSAVLVQKEQQYIEAAKSMGASDLRIIMVHILPNCVAPIIIQATMIFAYAVLSEASLSFLGVGVPPEIPSWGNILEEGRTFIRRAPWMISFPGLVIVVCVLALNLLGDGLRDILDPKIRKKQN
- a CDS encoding ABC transporter substrate-binding protein, yielding MSGDRTVKIGKMIRIVCLLCVAFLVISLFGCTPTGPEKESESKNAEPAYGGALKVIIDAEPPAIDMHVSTTTLVYHVGWHIFEQLYTLNEEFDVIPMLAAETPEISADKLTYSIKLREGIQFHNGKELTSADVVASLERWGEISSNGKALFKNIDYIEADGSYGLTIKLTQPVGTLLVYLAIPNGGAAIYPEEIVADAGAESVDEFIGTGPFEFVEWVPNQYIKLKKNENYKPVEFAATGYGGAKEAFVDELYFHFIVDASVRVAGVESGDFHFADFVPVDEYDRLKDLPGLVAVASQPRGWFSVVLNKKQGPMANKLIRQAFLAALDMEPIMDAGYGHRDFWRLDPSIMFKEQIWWSNAGDELYNQKDIERAKNLLAEAGYKGEPIRWMTGPLEYNFSLTAKNQLEQAGFNIDLQRMEWATVTERRSNSELWEAFSTGFTFRADPTMMAFLRPSYAGWWENEEVQALLEEMEQNDNFDDRYAAMEKIQEIFYDDVPVVKIGDYSNLRLLGPDVHGFMNMNEIFFWNVWLEE
- a CDS encoding MurR/RpiR family transcriptional regulator — protein: MDMNILQVISNKIPGLAESQQTLGAYILEHYREVANLSALDLGKKAGVSDATVVRFAKAIGFSGYAELKKELYNCVAATETPSEKMIKSVGRKEKIDSALTQIFQTDIHNIQRTFADFSKDSMNRAIEALSNARKLYILGLNSCESLAVFLHFHLRRLHLDVELITSGGLVLFEQLAYIDSNDGLVVISYPRYSKDSLRAISLAKDRKACVISITDKPYSPIAKGADISLIAHSSSPGFYNSYAAATTICNALVLSIAMQNESKSLEALRMVEKVKDGLYI
- a CDS encoding ABC transporter permease codes for the protein MARYITKRLLALVPVLLIVAVIVFVLMRLLPGNPAAMMLGPEATTEEIEQLAEQMGLKEPILKQITEWFRNVIKGDLGKSIFLRMPVTKAIYQHLEATLLLTLLALVVAVTVGISAGVIAAAWHNSLLDQLIMSLSTLGVAIPVFWLGLMLILKVALPSSFFPVAGYAPVARYGMGASMRYLILPAISLSAGQAAAIARMTRANMLEVLQSDYVRTAKAKGASGLAVTFKHALKNAIIPTVTVIGLCLANLMGGAVVTEQIFNIPGIGRLLITAVFRRDYPLISGIVLYIASAYVLINLVIDIMYAFLDPRIRF
- a CDS encoding ABC transporter ATP-binding protein; protein product: MSGTLLEVDNISTAFHVHEGTIHALQDVSFSLSPGETLGLVGESGCGKSVTALTIMRLLPLSARVRRGQVLFEGKNLLQKSEREMRAIRGREISMIFQEPMTSLNPVYTIGDQVAESFMIHGRVHRREATAMAAEALAMVKIPAPRQRLKDYPHQLSGGMRQRVMIAMALACNPKVLIADEPTTALDVTIQAQILNLMTNLKEKLGTALILISHDLGVIAEMAQQVAVMYAGKIVEKGDVKTIFEQPQHPYTKGLLKSIPSIQGNPERLHIITGSVPHPLQMPEGCAFHPRCSLAQSVCIHESPYLEAVGAEHYVRCWYLAGEGA